TTATTCATTAATAATTTTTCTTAATTTGCAGCGATTAATTAACGCATTTGGAAGAACAAGATTTTATAAACGATTTAAGAGCAGGTAAGCAATTTGCGTATGGAAAGTTGCTAGATCTCTTTCAGCAAAAAGTGTTTGCAACTTGTATCTCGTTTGTACCCAATAAAGAAGATGCTGAAGATATTGCGCAGGATGTTTTTGTTGAGGTTTTCAATTCGATTAATAAATTTAAAGGGAATTCGAAATTATCAACTTGGATTTACCGAATTACCACCAATAAATGTTTGGAGTTTATTAGGAAGAAAAACACGAAAAAGCGTTTTGCCTTTCTGCAATCTATAATGGGAAATGAAATCCCTATGGATAAAACCAAATATTTTACAGAAATGAACCATCCCGGAGTTTTATTAGAGAATAAACAAAAGAGTGAAACGCTTTTTAAGGCTATAAACCAATTGCCCGATGCCCAGCGTGTGGTTTTTACGCTTAGTAAAATAGATGGGCTTAGTAATCAGGAGGTTTGTGATATTACAGAAAAAAGTTTGTCGTCGGTAGAATCGTTAATGTTTAGAGCGAAAAAAAACTTGCAAGATGTTTTGGGTGATTTTTATAAAAATGACATGAAGTAAAATAAATGAGCAATCCAACGCAAGTTTTAATAAAATATTGCATCTAAAGTTTTATAATACAAAAGATATGGATATTAATAAAGACATACAACAGAAAACATATAGCACTTTACAAGCTGTCGATGGTATTGAAACCGTAAATGTGTCTCCTTTTTTTAAGGATAAAGCCATGCAACGTTTATTTTCCGAAAAGGAAGAGGTTGTTATGAGATCGAGTTGGTTTACACCAAAATTACAATTGGCTACTTTGGCATGTGTTGTTATTTTAAACGTACTTGCATTTACGCAGTTAGATAGTTCGGGAACGTCTAGTTATGACGAGAATCTTAATGAGTTTGCAGAAACTTATGGTTTGTCGTCTAGTTCAACAACATCATTTTTAAATTAAAAATCAATGAAAAAAAATATAGTTTTATACATTCTGCTTATCTTTTTAGTGGCTGTTAATGCTTTTTTTCTCTTTAATTATTTAGGGAAGCCTATAGGGAAACAAAAGATGGAGCGCGAAGATCCTATGAGTTTTATTATAGGTGAGTTGAACTTTAACGAAGAGCAACTAGAGGCTGTGCAAGTTCTAAATAGAGAGCATCGTCAAAATATGATGCGAAACAATAGTGGTATTAAAAAAATGAAGGATGCTTTGTTTAGTAAATTATCAGATAAAGAACTAGATCCTGAAGTTGTAGATTCTTTGGCTCGAACAATTGCGTTAAAAGAAATGGAGTTTGATAAAATGGCATTTTATCAT
The window above is part of the Algibacter sp. L3A6 genome. Proteins encoded here:
- a CDS encoding RNA polymerase sigma factor codes for the protein MEEQDFINDLRAGKQFAYGKLLDLFQQKVFATCISFVPNKEDAEDIAQDVFVEVFNSINKFKGNSKLSTWIYRITTNKCLEFIRKKNTKKRFAFLQSIMGNEIPMDKTKYFTEMNHPGVLLENKQKSETLFKAINQLPDAQRVVFTLSKIDGLSNQEVCDITEKSLSSVESLMFRAKKNLQDVLGDFYKNDMK
- a CDS encoding Spy/CpxP family protein refolding chaperone; the encoded protein is MKKNIVLYILLIFLVAVNAFFLFNYLGKPIGKQKMEREDPMSFIIGELNFNEEQLEAVQVLNREHRQNMMRNNSGIKKMKDALFSKLSDKELDPEVVDSLARTIALKEMEFDKMAFYHFRDIQELCNAEQKEKFKSIIKQALQKGPNNREGSPDQEGRDRNGPPPPRMGGEHEGRPPIH